The Halomicroarcula saliterrae genome contains a region encoding:
- a CDS encoding TrbC/VirB2 family protein: MNILRTSQPVKSISTALIALLVLVPLMVAPVAAQEVGGDPDDVTGDAGTDNFEGILNNMYDVVMTGLRYVGLIALAAGGVLYFTARKNSDRAENGMKIGIGGAALTLFYFGMNTVIGLLEYIAGGA, encoded by the coding sequence ATGAATATCCTCCGAACATCCCAACCGGTCAAGAGCATCTCCACGGCGCTTATCGCACTGCTAGTACTCGTCCCCCTGATGGTGGCCCCGGTGGCTGCACAGGAGGTTGGTGGCGATCCTGATGACGTCACTGGCGATGCAGGCACAGATAACTTCGAAGGAATCCTGAACAACATGTACGATGTCGTGATGACTGGCCTCCGCTATGTGGGTCTCATCGCGCTCGCTGCCGGTGGTGTCCTCTACTTCACTGCCCGCAAGAACAGCGATCGAGCTGAAAATGGCATGAAAATCGGTATCGGTGGAGCTGCACTCACGCTGTTCTACTTCGGCATGAACACCGTCATCGGCCTCCTCGAATACATCGCTGGAGGGGCGTAA
- a CDS encoding ATP-binding protein encodes MTPSPDDNESAGGDPNSGYNGIFSGKGIDVRRAKKLDSHVSDGPDRSAADSESPRRFTNAQRSEERNLPAPADEEDGDDSVDLSDEQRENEEKIEPYDPATDDIGPGKALGDPIEARPYIHISPAREQVTPGNVVSGLFGLYRAGVTNTSRFNLLSTFGLKNYDKTFEFIIHKPRATKRFDFYLSATPYDATSFKNLAANVRAIYPESFEFEIVPFNQVAAFASNDGNAQVGGQRIAALDDIEDLERLDGFADPSVFEHHEIGGGNEPTPDEAEQSLHLDGVPLRPREVPPEKRPAIVQWEGVPRKGLDWMTLIQPFSDIDMDVNDQYRSPLSVLLEQAVHTDDPFVFQAVFSPRKDWTDEAEEHKRDLKMGNYGALSAATNEMSRQLFGSSDQERQNLHRGEIPEQVGGTLNDGDSKKTTGSRMAQIDHKQPTTTFDLTLRAASDPDTVQSISNAFTSLSGPYYGIEGKILDQSDKPFSQLCHARQNRESALSGLLSNRSPIIVVSPDELANFVVAPSTDALPRASRGSSGGSPDARAPLTATDEDMLSKYDTGMHIGSAETAVENRPDIPIRLSAEQLTHHILRAATTGGGKTTAMINDALSAYEAFDGPTFIFDKKGGSMSEEYKRAHFHKFGSLDNVIHLPVPGPEEEVLAFPYFDIRPQLAAGVSRTVAVQEKIDRYNELLVYVLGSELTQQAFVAQEILNNLIKALFDPEHGRDAWPIEDLLKAAFEMQEGEIPEVSDDTLRLTLSRHLHADEQRFQTSIDAVMNRITKLAERSFIWRILNFVPEWDDEAGAYADQSPMFDIQDLLDSRSVVLIDTGDLRPASSNLFTFMLLDYIWSGARLRHRIGETPSVRDDYVINLIIDEAAPLLQSELVRDDMIPDGREFGLAMEVIVHFAEQVKADALDVASYKEILRNINTKLIGKLAVDDELVMTLFHEGIESEELVDRITSLPRGEWVAQLPDTGFMTDIPELVTLLPVDIPAGHTASGDPVTTETVSPYGILYSDAADEMSRRTRDDYCLLPGSNTKPSAQQVSNAKAEPSGPSVTPDGLPQSPATSGSSGDSGATNNLGTSLGGGRSPTAKRNEKGSASKPREDGDEDDGGTHPRPVPTDDLVDDLDATKSSTTRATRPPADSAGTKPDSEPVPNQQKADSGGKGESPDGGPNADSEIDTTLSVDERRFLTEVVTTVNGRHPTFDILDSMAAIKNQFSDIDLEKLEDLGYLEVHEDLSRIYYTVTGDGQMACGASVATGENQGDVNEKTVHKVLVEALARSLANDRTNQYFISKYSLIDDGAAKPDLAAYDGERLALIGEAISNSPPYLIVKHFDDYNAVAAERKVWIVPNISVAWEIVRALSNAGRIGELPAKREGLTYEDLNAEIWGENSDWEFAGGRELIRELE; translated from the coding sequence GTGACGCCCTCGCCAGACGACAATGAGAGCGCCGGCGGCGATCCAAATAGTGGGTACAACGGCATATTCAGCGGCAAGGGCATTGATGTCCGACGCGCCAAGAAGCTTGACTCTCATGTATCGGATGGTCCTGACCGCTCAGCCGCTGATTCCGAGTCTCCTCGGCGTTTCACGAACGCGCAGAGGAGCGAGGAACGGAATCTACCAGCGCCAGCTGATGAGGAAGATGGTGACGACTCTGTCGACCTCTCTGATGAGCAGAGGGAGAATGAGGAGAAAATCGAGCCGTATGATCCAGCAACGGATGACATCGGCCCTGGAAAAGCCCTCGGGGACCCAATCGAAGCACGCCCGTATATCCATATCTCCCCAGCCCGTGAGCAAGTGACGCCCGGGAACGTGGTGAGTGGGCTCTTTGGATTGTACCGGGCTGGTGTCACCAACACCTCGCGTTTCAATCTCCTCTCCACTTTCGGACTGAAGAACTACGATAAGACGTTCGAGTTCATCATCCACAAACCCCGGGCGACGAAGCGTTTCGACTTCTATCTTTCTGCGACACCCTACGATGCGACCTCGTTCAAGAACCTCGCCGCTAACGTGCGGGCAATATACCCGGAAAGCTTCGAGTTCGAGATCGTCCCGTTCAACCAAGTCGCGGCGTTCGCTTCGAACGACGGTAATGCCCAGGTCGGCGGTCAACGAATCGCTGCCCTAGACGACATCGAAGATCTCGAACGGCTCGATGGATTCGCTGACCCTTCGGTTTTCGAGCATCACGAAATCGGTGGGGGCAACGAGCCAACACCTGACGAAGCAGAGCAGTCACTGCACTTGGACGGCGTCCCGTTGCGTCCGCGAGAGGTGCCACCAGAGAAACGCCCCGCCATAGTCCAGTGGGAGGGTGTCCCGCGAAAGGGACTCGACTGGATGACGCTCATTCAGCCGTTCAGCGATATCGACATGGACGTCAATGACCAGTACCGCTCTCCTCTGAGTGTCTTGCTGGAGCAGGCAGTTCACACTGACGACCCGTTCGTGTTTCAGGCCGTCTTCTCTCCACGAAAGGACTGGACCGACGAGGCTGAGGAACACAAACGCGACCTCAAGATGGGCAACTACGGGGCACTCTCTGCAGCGACCAACGAGATGTCCCGACAGCTCTTCGGAAGCAGTGACCAAGAACGGCAGAATCTCCACCGAGGAGAAATCCCTGAGCAAGTCGGCGGGACGCTCAACGATGGCGATTCCAAGAAAACGACGGGCTCTCGGATGGCCCAGATCGACCACAAGCAACCGACAACGACGTTCGACCTGACGCTTCGGGCTGCCTCTGACCCAGATACCGTCCAGAGTATCTCGAACGCGTTCACTAGCCTATCAGGTCCATATTATGGGATTGAGGGGAAGATACTCGATCAGAGTGACAAGCCCTTCTCGCAACTATGCCACGCACGGCAGAACAGAGAGAGTGCGCTGAGCGGGCTCTTGAGCAATCGGTCTCCTATCATCGTTGTTTCTCCTGATGAGCTAGCGAACTTCGTGGTCGCTCCAAGTACGGATGCGTTGCCTCGGGCGAGTCGGGGGTCATCTGGCGGCTCGCCGGATGCACGAGCGCCGCTTACAGCGACTGACGAGGATATGTTGTCGAAATACGACACTGGGATGCACATCGGGAGTGCAGAAACGGCCGTCGAAAACCGGCCCGATATCCCGATTCGACTGTCCGCAGAGCAACTCACCCATCACATTCTCCGAGCAGCGACGACGGGTGGCGGGAAGACGACCGCGATGATCAACGATGCCCTCAGCGCCTACGAGGCATTCGACGGGCCGACGTTCATCTTCGACAAGAAAGGTGGTTCAATGAGCGAGGAGTACAAACGGGCCCACTTCCACAAATTCGGCTCTCTGGACAACGTCATTCATCTCCCAGTCCCCGGCCCTGAAGAAGAAGTACTCGCGTTCCCCTACTTCGATATTCGACCCCAGCTGGCTGCAGGCGTGAGTCGAACCGTCGCAGTCCAAGAGAAAATCGACCGCTACAACGAGCTCCTAGTGTACGTTCTCGGGAGCGAGCTGACGCAGCAAGCGTTCGTGGCACAAGAGATCCTCAACAACCTAATCAAAGCACTCTTCGACCCCGAACATGGCCGCGATGCCTGGCCGATAGAGGACCTCCTGAAGGCTGCTTTCGAAATGCAGGAAGGCGAGATACCGGAGGTGAGCGACGATACACTCCGTCTCACTTTGTCCCGTCATCTCCATGCCGACGAACAGCGCTTCCAGACGTCTATCGACGCCGTGATGAACCGGATTACGAAGCTCGCTGAGAGGAGTTTCATCTGGCGAATCCTGAATTTCGTGCCCGAGTGGGACGACGAGGCCGGGGCTTACGCTGACCAGTCGCCAATGTTCGACATCCAGGACCTGCTGGACTCACGGAGCGTGGTCCTCATCGACACTGGAGACCTACGGCCAGCTTCGAGCAACCTGTTCACGTTCATGCTGCTGGATTATATCTGGAGTGGGGCACGGCTACGCCACCGAATCGGTGAAACGCCCAGTGTGCGTGACGACTACGTAATCAACCTGATCATCGACGAGGCAGCACCCCTCCTCCAGTCCGAACTGGTCCGGGACGATATGATTCCAGACGGACGAGAGTTCGGGCTCGCGATGGAGGTCATCGTCCACTTCGCTGAACAGGTGAAAGCCGACGCGCTGGACGTCGCGAGCTACAAAGAGATTCTTCGCAATATCAACACCAAACTCATCGGGAAACTGGCTGTCGACGACGAACTTGTCATGACCCTCTTCCACGAAGGTATCGAGTCTGAAGAGCTCGTGGACCGAATCACGTCGCTTCCGCGTGGCGAGTGGGTCGCACAACTACCCGATACAGGCTTCATGACCGATATTCCTGAGCTGGTGACGCTCCTCCCTGTAGACATTCCAGCCGGCCACACCGCTTCGGGCGACCCTGTGACTACAGAGACAGTCTCTCCATATGGGATTCTGTACAGCGATGCAGCCGATGAAATGTCACGGCGAACTCGTGATGACTACTGTCTGTTGCCGGGCAGCAACACGAAACCATCGGCACAGCAAGTCTCGAACGCGAAGGCAGAACCATCCGGTCCGTCTGTAACGCCAGATGGTCTTCCGCAGTCCCCCGCCACCTCCGGTTCTAGTGGCGACAGCGGCGCGACGAACAATCTCGGCACCTCACTTGGCGGTGGGCGCTCACCTACTGCTAAACGTAACGAGAAGGGGTCGGCCTCGAAACCTCGAGAAGACGGAGACGAAGACGATGGGGGCACCCATCCTCGACCGGTACCAACAGACGATCTCGTCGACGACTTGGACGCGACCAAATCGAGCACCACCAGGGCCACCCGCCCACCTGCCGATTCCGCAGGAACCAAACCAGACTCAGAGCCGGTTCCGAATCAGCAGAAGGCCGATTCGGGGGGCAAAGGTGAATCTCCCGATGGTGGTCCCAATGCCGATTCAGAAATCGACACGACCCTGTCAGTTGACGAACGGAGGTTCCTCACCGAGGTCGTTACCACGGTCAACGGTCGACATCCCACGTTCGATATCCTCGATTCGATGGCAGCAATCAAAAATCAGTTCTCTGATATAGATTTAGAGAAGCTGGAGGACCTCGGCTATCTTGAGGTGCACGAAGACCTGAGCCGGATTTACTACACTGTCACTGGTGACGGGCAGATGGCCTGTGGTGCATCCGTCGCTACTGGAGAGAACCAGGGAGATGTGAATGAGAAGACCGTCCACAAGGTACTGGTAGAGGCCTTAGCACGGTCGCTCGCGAACGACCGAACCAACCAGTACTTCATCAGCAAATATTCGCTGATCGACGATGGGGCTGCCAAGCCTGACCTCGCGGCCTATGACGGTGAACGGTTGGCTCTCATTGGTGAGGCCATATCGAACAGTCCCCCCTATCTCATCGTCAAACACTTCGACGATTACAACGCGGTTGCGGCCGAGCGAAAAGTCTGGATAGTGCCGAATATCTCGGTTGCCTGGGAGATTGTTCGAGCCCTATCGAACGCAGGGCGAATTGGGGAACTCCCTGCCAAGCGAGAGGGGCTGACCTACGAAGATCTGAACGCTGAAATCTGGGGCGAAAACAGTGACTGGGAGTTCGCCGGCGGACGGGAATTGATCCGTGAACTCGAGTAA
- a CDS encoding amphi-Trp domain-containing protein, with translation MPEEVLFKSESDQSREEIASYLRKVADNLDSGKAINLKEGSDSVTLNPPARPTFEVKAEREGPAGNMTERSIEFELEWDENDAGDDSGSGQLEIE, from the coding sequence ATGCCTGAAGAAGTCCTGTTCAAATCAGAGAGCGACCAGAGTCGAGAAGAGATTGCATCGTACCTCCGGAAAGTCGCGGACAATCTCGATAGCGGCAAGGCAATCAACCTGAAGGAAGGCTCCGATTCTGTGACGCTAAATCCACCTGCCCGACCGACCTTCGAAGTCAAAGCTGAACGCGAAGGTCCGGCTGGCAACATGACTGAACGAAGTATCGAGTTCGAACTCGAATGGGACGAAAACGACGCTGGAGACGATAGCGGAAGTGGTCAGTTAGAAATCGAGTAG